GTTGGTATATATACGTCCGTCTTTTTTTACCACAAGGTTCCTGATACCGGTTATATCTTTTCCGGATTCCATCGCGTTGACGATGTCCAGTATCGCGCCCTCCCCCTCTCCGCGACAGATGATATCGAATGACGGGTCCTTTGCGATATCAGGGTAGAATGTGGGGTGCGCTCCTCCGCATATTATCGGCGCATCGATACGTGCCTTGACCTTCCGGGCAAGTTCGGACATCCAGGAATATTCGCCTGTGGTTATCGAAAAAGCTATGATGTCCGGCCGGCATTCCTCGGCCTTCTTTATCAGGTCCTTTTCAAGGCTCTCGATGAGAACGTCGGCCCCGTGCCCCGCTTTTTTCAGCACGGCCGACAAGGTCGCGATACCGAGCTTTACAAAAGGGTCCCTCTGTAAAAAAAGTACTTTCATTCCAGCTCCCATAACATCGAAAGGCACTTCTGCATCATACCGAGGCCGTGGCGAAAAGCCTTCATCTTGGATTTACCGCTGATCCTCTTCTTATAGTGAACGGGCATCTCGGCCATCTTCAATCTCAGCTTTGCGGCTCCATACAGAAGATCAAAGTCGCCCCACTTGCAGTCCTTCATCTCGATATGCCGGTAATGACGCTTCAGGAGCGCCTTGGTGCCGCAGAGCGTATCGGTATTACGCTGCCCCATTATGATGCTCATCATGATGCCGAACATCTTGTTACCGATATAATTGGCGAACTTCATCGCCTCTTTCTCCATCGGGTATACCATCCTGGTGCCGTTCACGAACTCAGCGGTCCCGTCGGCGATGGCATTGAAGAACTTGGGGATATCTTCCGGCATTACGGCCATATCGGCGTCCAGTATCATAAGCACATCGCCTTTCGCGCTTTCAAAACCCGTGCGCACGGCGTTCCCCTTACCAAGGTTCTTCTCTATGCGTACCACCCTGACACCCTCGATCTCTTTCGCCATCTTCCGGGCTATATCATACGTCCTGTCCGTCGACCCGTCATCGACGATGAGGATCTCCGTCTGCGCCCCGACTCTGGGCACCCTCCTCACGCACTCCTCAACATTGCCCTCCTCGTTATGGCACGGCACTATGACGGAGCACGACAGCTTGTCCCTTTTCGAAAGGCGCTGCCGTTTTCGGCAGACCGCATATTGGACAAAGGATATATTATTTATAACAAAGACTCGCGGTATGATCTTATTGATGATCTTCGATATCAGCGGGATCCGGACCGGAAGGGCCAATCTGAACCCTTTCTCGGAAATATCGTAATCCGCCACTTCCAGTATATTGCATATGTCCCTGAGCGTGACAAAATTACGGGGCGCATCCGGCGTCCTCAACCCAAGCTTCGCGCCCAGCCGTATCACGGGGGCCCACAGGGGATTTATATTATTGATCAATATTTTCGTATCATCGCCGGCCCATTCTCTCAGCCGGCCGAAGAACAGGCACAGGTCCTCGGTATAATCCAGAAGATTGGAGAGTATTATGTAATCGAAATCCTGCCTCGGTTCGAGCGTCCATATGTCCCCTTTCACAAGATCCAGGTCCGGATGCTTCTTCTTTGCGGCCTCTATCATATTCCCGCTTATGTCCATACCGAATCCATACAACGGCTTTACGGCAGCCAGTAGGCTCCCCGTCGCACAACCGACCTCCAGTACCCGCGAATCCGGCGGTATGATCTGGCAGTAAAACCTTGTCACCTGGTCGTGGTAGTACCCGTTCTTCCTTTTGTAAGAATCGTAATTATCGGCTATGGAATCGAAATGCTTGCGAACCTGATCAATCATTTTTCCTGTATTCTCCTATGCAGTAGAAGCCCAGATCAACCGGAACATATGCGGGAAATACGCGCGTTCCGCAAAGAGACATCTGTTTATCCAGCGCCCCGAGTATCGAGCTGTGGCTATTCGGGTGTATCTCATCATCATCGCGGCCAATGAGCTTAAAGAGCATCTTTGTCACCGCATTCTTTACGGGAAAACCCGCAACCAGGCAACCGCCTTTTTTTATCACTCGCTTCATCTCGCTGATCGCGTCGCCAAGCTTGACCACATGTTCCAGCACGCTCATGCAGACGACCGTATCAAAGCTCCCGTTCTTGTATGGCAGGCGCAGAATATCCGCCCTGCTGAAGCCGATCCGTTTCAGGCCCTCCTTTTCCATCGCGCTCTTCACCCTTCCGAGGAGCGGATGGATATCCATCGCATGGAGATCTTTAGCCCTGCGCGAAAGGGCCGGCAGAAATAATCCGTAACCGCATCCTATCTCCAGCACCTTATCGGACTCCGGCATCCGCGGCAGCGCCATCTTGTAGCGGTGACGGTAAACCAGGCCGTAAAGAGGGTGATAGACGAGCTGCGCGAGCAGATCGAGCTCTTCATCTCCCCACGCTTCCTGATAATGCCGATGATCGGGCAGTTTAAAACGCTGTTTATTCATCATATAGAAGGGCGAACAGCCTTTATGTACAACGAACCTGAGAACTCGCGCAGAATCGGAGTTGCCTCGAACATACGTCCCATCGCCGAAACCATACCGATCAAGGACCGGGGCACATACGGATGCAGCCAGTCAAAAGGCGCTATCTCGATCTCCCTAAAGCCCGATTCCCGCAATGTCTTCCTTAACTTCCATCGGACAAATGCGGTCTCATTCGGCGAAACTTTAGGAAATAGGCCGCGGAACCTGCGCTCGGCCCAAACTTGCGGATTGAGCATATTGGGTTCGGTAAAACTGATTATACCATTAGGCTTCAGCAGTCGGAAAATTACTTTGAGCGCTTCCTGGAGATCAAGATGATGTAAGATCGAAGAGCCGATGATCGCGTCGAACGGGCCGTCCATATCGCAATCCTCAAATCGCCTTTTCACAAAGCGGACCCTGTCTTCCGGCAAATGCCGCGCCCTTGCCTTATTCAGCAGATCTTCCGAAATATCGACGGCCACTATACAGGCCCCTTTTTTGGCAAAGATCTCGGTGAAGAGCCCTGTGCCGCAACCGATCTCCAGGACACGCGCGCCCGGACGAAGCCGCGCGCCGGAGGCCACCATCTCCGCGCGCCGTTCGGCGCGCAAACGGCCGGCCGGCGTGGCCCATCCCCAGAGCAGTTCGGTATCGCCTTCGGCGAGATATTTTCCATGTTCTATCTCGTGAGCGGCCCGTGTATTCATGCGTGAGACCTCGGAGCCAGAGCGCGTATGCCATCTATTATCATAAGTATACCGCCCGCCGTAAATACTAACAGGAGCGGCTCTACCGACCAACGATGCCGTGCCTCTACGAAATAGAGCGAATGCGTGAACGTGAGCGCGGCGAAGAAGAGGCAGATCAGGACAATGGCCGGCTTTTCGCCTTTCTTCGAAACGAATAGACGATAGAAGATCGAGAGAAGCGCCGGAAGGAGAATGGCGAGGTAGTATATCTTATATAGGCCCATCCACCGTTTCGGGTAAAGCCCTCCCTGGTGCGGGGAAAAATACCAGAAATAGCCCATCTTTTTGATTATCCTCTTAATGAATCCCATCGGATCATCTTTGAAATAACCGACCGTGAGTTTTTTAAGGTACTCTCCCTGCTCCAGCTCGTTCATCTTATAAAACTCTTCCGGAAGCTCCGAAGCCATCTTATCCACCGTCGTGACATTATCCTCGATATAGAGGGAGCCCGTCGTCCCGGGCGCGTTGCCGCACCAGAGGGCCTCCCATTTATTGGTCTGAAGCAGGACCGGTTTCCCGAAGACGATCCAGTTCCTGACGATCCACGGAGACAGGATGGCCCCGCTTATCGCCAATATGGCGAATGTCAATGACAACCACTTCCGCAGGGCTTCATGCGACACGATACAGAACCATGCAAGACCGAGGACCAGGAACGGCAGGGTGGTGAACCTGAAGTTGATCGCCAGCCCGGCGGCGATCCCGACAAATGCCGCGTTTCTTAAGTCCGGCCTTTCTTTCAGGCGGATGAGCGACCAGGTCAGAAGTATGAACAGGAAAGAATAGACGTTCATAGCATGCAGTTTCGATGTCGAATAGACGATGAACGGCGGATAGAGCGCCGCGAGGGCCGCGGCAATGATCGCGGCCTTTCTGTCAAATATGCTCCGCGCAATCAGAAAGATCGGCGCAGATATAAGCGACGTCACCACGATCTGTATAAAAACGACATAGAGCGGGTTATGTCCGAATAATTTATATATGGTGAAACACAGGAGTATGTATCCGGGGGCCTCTAGGCCGTAATAATTTGTATGAA
The genomic region above belongs to Candidatus Omnitrophota bacterium and contains:
- a CDS encoding glycosyltransferase, encoding MIDQVRKHFDSIADNYDSYKRKNGYYHDQVTRFYCQIIPPDSRVLEVGCATGSLLAAVKPLYGFGMDISGNMIEAAKKKHPDLDLVKGDIWTLEPRQDFDYIILSNLLDYTEDLCLFFGRLREWAGDDTKILINNINPLWAPVIRLGAKLGLRTPDAPRNFVTLRDICNILEVADYDISEKGFRLALPVRIPLISKIINKIIPRVFVINNISFVQYAVCRKRQRLSKRDKLSCSVIVPCHNEEGNVEECVRRVPRVGAQTEILIVDDGSTDRTYDIARKMAKEIEGVRVVRIEKNLGKGNAVRTGFESAKGDVLMILDADMAVMPEDIPKFFNAIADGTAEFVNGTRMVYPMEKEAMKFANYIGNKMFGIMMSIIMGQRNTDTLCGTKALLKRHYRHIEMKDCKWGDFDLLYGAAKLRLKMAEMPVHYKKRISGKSKMKAFRHGLGMMQKCLSMLWELE
- a CDS encoding glycosyltransferase family 39 protein encodes the protein MRDKNIIALLVILSIVVKLVFLFGSGVYMKPGLFEYESIVNNMLNGGGFYYRHFHTNYYGLEAPGYILLCFTIYKLFGHNPLYVVFIQIVVTSLISAPIFLIARSIFDRKAAIIAAALAALYPPFIVYSTSKLHAMNVYSFLFILLTWSLIRLKERPDLRNAAFVGIAAGLAINFRFTTLPFLVLGLAWFCIVSHEALRKWLSLTFAILAISGAILSPWIVRNWIVFGKPVLLQTNKWEALWCGNAPGTTGSLYIEDNVTTVDKMASELPEEFYKMNELEQGEYLKKLTVGYFKDDPMGFIKRIIKKMGYFWYFSPHQGGLYPKRWMGLYKIYYLAILLPALLSIFYRLFVSKKGEKPAIVLICLFFAALTFTHSLYFVEARHRWSVEPLLLVFTAGGILMIIDGIRALAPRSHA
- a CDS encoding class I SAM-dependent methyltransferase encodes the protein MMNKQRFKLPDHRHYQEAWGDEELDLLAQLVYHPLYGLVYRHRYKMALPRMPESDKVLEIGCGYGLFLPALSRRAKDLHAMDIHPLLGRVKSAMEKEGLKRIGFSRADILRLPYKNGSFDTVVCMSVLEHVVKLGDAISEMKRVIKKGGCLVAGFPVKNAVTKMLFKLIGRDDDEIHPNSHSSILGALDKQMSLCGTRVFPAYVPVDLGFYCIGEYRKND
- a CDS encoding class I SAM-dependent methyltransferase, whose product is MNTRAAHEIEHGKYLAEGDTELLWGWATPAGRLRAERRAEMVASGARLRPGARVLEIGCGTGLFTEIFAKKGACIVAVDISEDLLNKARARHLPEDRVRFVKRRFEDCDMDGPFDAIIGSSILHHLDLQEALKVIFRLLKPNGIISFTEPNMLNPQVWAERRFRGLFPKVSPNETAFVRWKLRKTLRESGFREIEIAPFDWLHPYVPRSLIGMVSAMGRMFEATPILREFSGSLYIKAVRPSI